Proteins from one Embleya scabrispora genomic window:
- a CDS encoding M48 family metallopeptidase — MPDDKTIGPFEGRRRFPGISSRAYEHPSDRAALVAMRRLSGFDLILKQMSGLVSERAIRLAFLAGSVRVGEQQFHRLHEMVRESAYILDLPAVPELFVTQDPQPNAMAIGMDKPFIVVTSGLVELLDDDEMRTVIGHETGHILSGHAVYRTMLLILTRFAAALSGIPLGTIGVHAIITALQEWFRKSEVSCDRAGLLVGQDPEVAMRALMKVAGGSQLHEMSTDAFLEQAAEYEGAGDLRDSVLKLMNLLGRSHPFPVVRVAELRKWADGDDYRRILAGEYPRREDDPNASVREEAKASANAYRESVRTTTDPLFGLLRDLADGAADAGGKLRDRFAGRRAESGPSPDGGMSPNGGARPDDHTPPSRGGTSTE, encoded by the coding sequence ATGCCGGACGACAAGACGATCGGACCGTTCGAGGGACGCCGACGATTCCCCGGGATCTCCTCCCGGGCCTACGAACACCCCTCCGATCGCGCCGCGCTGGTGGCGATGCGCCGGCTCAGCGGTTTCGATCTCATCCTCAAACAGATGTCGGGCCTGGTGTCCGAGCGGGCGATCCGACTCGCCTTCCTGGCGGGTTCGGTCCGGGTGGGCGAGCAGCAGTTCCACCGCCTGCACGAGATGGTCCGCGAGTCGGCGTACATCCTGGATCTGCCCGCCGTGCCGGAGCTGTTCGTCACCCAGGACCCGCAGCCGAACGCGATGGCGATCGGCATGGACAAGCCGTTCATCGTGGTCACCTCGGGCCTGGTCGAACTGCTCGACGACGACGAGATGCGCACGGTGATCGGCCACGAGACCGGGCACATCCTGTCCGGGCACGCCGTGTACCGCACGATGTTGCTGATCCTGACCCGGTTCGCCGCCGCGCTGTCCGGGATCCCGCTGGGCACGATCGGCGTGCACGCGATCATCACCGCGTTGCAGGAGTGGTTCCGCAAGTCGGAGGTGTCCTGTGACCGGGCGGGCCTGCTGGTCGGCCAGGACCCCGAGGTGGCGATGCGCGCACTGATGAAGGTCGCGGGGGGCTCGCAGCTGCACGAGATGAGCACCGACGCGTTCCTGGAGCAGGCCGCCGAGTACGAGGGCGCCGGCGACCTGCGCGACAGCGTGCTCAAGTTGATGAACCTGCTGGGGCGTTCCCACCCGTTCCCGGTGGTCCGGGTCGCCGAACTGCGCAAGTGGGCGGACGGGGACGACTATCGGCGGATCTTGGCCGGCGAGTATCCGCGTCGCGAGGACGACCCGAACGCGTCGGTGCGCGAGGAGGCCAAGGCCTCGGCGAACGCCTACCGCGAGTCCGTACGCACCACCACGGACCCGCTGTTCGGCCTGCTGCGCGACCTCGCCGACGGCGCGGCGGACGCGGGCGGCAAGCTCCGGGACCGGTTCGCCGGCCGCCGCGCCGAATCGGGGCCGTCGCCGGACGGTGGCATGTCGCCGAACGGTGGCGCGCGGCCCGACGATCACACGCCGCCGTCGCGTGGGGGCACGTCGACGGAGTGA
- a CDS encoding TerD family protein: MRTFAMGEKTRLDDSAIRVEFDVSGEGLAAYCFSLGTADLDVVCTARPASLTSAVALVAGGTGTAEFHVDLSAVDDAVDRLVFAIGAQAPGFGAGSRLRLLGADGEIGRFVLPVGELTRERALILAEVYRRDGWRFGAVGQGYEAGLDELVRDLGAEPDQALFTAAVMADPVIPDTAAHAEPAPEPAEGAEVEPAADAPEPARESEAESEAESEAESVIDPEPAPEPDPEPAPEPEVGSAAEPAPPAPADVVAEPPPPTEQLPDSHAAPDPEPADAGPRSPRPAPAVEYEGRGDRVLSIERPVDAGPFLVELESRGTDNFVVWTLDADLETDKLLANTIGTHRSRALVDERGTRTSRLKIEADGAWTVRLLTPEAARPLTDRLEGTGPETVRWAGPRTVVAMTHAGGSNFIVGTFTEHGDDEAYLGTLANAIGDYEGESILPKGPCLIEVEADGAWSLTTIPD; encoded by the coding sequence ATGCGCACATTCGCCATGGGCGAGAAGACGAGGCTGGACGATTCGGCCATCAGGGTGGAGTTCGACGTGTCGGGCGAGGGCCTGGCCGCGTACTGCTTCAGCCTCGGGACGGCGGATCTGGACGTGGTCTGCACCGCCCGACCCGCGTCGCTGACGAGCGCGGTCGCGCTCGTGGCGGGCGGGACCGGGACCGCCGAGTTCCATGTGGACCTGTCCGCCGTGGACGACGCGGTGGACCGGCTGGTGTTCGCGATCGGCGCGCAGGCGCCGGGGTTCGGCGCCGGGTCGCGGTTGCGCCTGCTCGGCGCCGACGGCGAGATCGGCCGATTCGTGCTGCCGGTGGGCGAGTTGACCCGGGAGCGGGCGCTGATCCTGGCCGAGGTCTATCGCCGGGACGGGTGGCGGTTCGGCGCGGTGGGGCAGGGCTACGAGGCGGGCCTGGACGAGTTGGTGCGGGACCTGGGCGCGGAGCCCGACCAGGCGCTGTTCACGGCCGCGGTGATGGCGGACCCGGTGATACCGGACACGGCGGCGCACGCCGAACCGGCACCGGAACCCGCCGAGGGAGCCGAGGTCGAGCCCGCGGCCGACGCGCCGGAACCCGCACGGGAGTCCGAGGCCGAATCCGAGGCCGAATCCGAGGCCGAATCCGTGATCGATCCCGAGCCCGCCCCGGAGCCCGACCCCGAGCCCGCGCCGGAACCCGAGGTCGGATCCGCCGCCGAACCCGCGCCGCCCGCCCCGGCCGATGTCGTGGCGGAACCGCCTCCCCCGACCGAGCAGTTGCCGGACTCGCACGCCGCGCCCGACCCCGAGCCCGCCGACGCCGGCCCCCGCTCGCCCCGCCCCGCGCCCGCCGTCGAGTACGAGGGCCGCGGCGACCGGGTCCTCTCCATCGAGCGCCCCGTCGACGCCGGCCCCTTCCTGGTCGAGCTGGAGTCCCGGGGCACCGACAACTTCGTGGTCTGGACGCTGGACGCCGACCTGGAGACGGACAAGCTCCTGGCCAACACGATCGGCACGCACCGGAGCCGGGCCCTGGTGGACGAGCGCGGCACCCGTACCTCGCGCCTGAAGATCGAGGCCGACGGCGCGTGGACCGTCCGACTGCTCACCCCCGAGGCCGCCCGACCGCTCACCGACCGGCTGGAGGGCACGGGTCCCGAGACGGTGCGCTGGGCCGGCCCGCGCACGGTGGTCGCGATGACACACGCCGGCGGCAGCAACTTCATCGTCGGCACCTTCACCGAACACGGCGACGACGAGGCCTATCTCGGCACCCTGGCCAACGCGATCGGCGACTACGAGGGCGAGTCGATCCTGCCCAAGGGCCCCTGCCTGATCGAGGTGGAAGCCGACGGCGCCTGGTCCCTGACCACGATCCCCGACTGA
- a CDS encoding extracellular solute-binding protein, producing the protein MPRRHGLLAVALALVASVVVGCGGGGSGPPELNWYVPPDNGAYQKLADRCSRASGGAYRVKVSVLPTDASGQREQLVRRLAAKDSSIDVMALDPVYVPEFAEARFLRPFTAAEAPTLTDGMLSSAVESSEWRGRLVAAPFRANTQLLWYRKSVAAEAGLDLTRPIGWDDLITAAEKTHKTVAVPAKRYEGLTVWVNGLVTGAGGAIVRDVEKGVDLKPALREGGAGKRAAEVMRRLGRSSAAPANLATSIEDDTRTVFQSGSGGFMINWTYARGAAAEAVAGGQLSREVLDDYGWARYPQTDPDKPSKPPFGGISLGVSRYGKHAAEAVSAVRCAGTLENQITYMLESKETTARAAAYDDPGVRAALPMAGLIKESLDQAGPRPRTPYYNDVSASVQREYHPPADVDPNSAPRATDDLITGVLHDKVLL; encoded by the coding sequence ATGCCTCGTCGTCACGGGCTCCTGGCCGTCGCGCTCGCGTTGGTCGCCTCCGTCGTCGTCGGGTGCGGGGGCGGCGGGTCCGGGCCACCCGAGCTGAACTGGTACGTACCGCCGGACAACGGGGCCTATCAAAAGCTCGCCGACCGGTGCAGCCGGGCGTCCGGCGGCGCCTATCGGGTCAAGGTCTCGGTGTTGCCCACCGACGCGTCCGGACAGCGTGAGCAACTGGTGCGCCGGCTGGCCGCCAAGGACTCCTCGATCGACGTGATGGCGCTCGACCCCGTCTACGTACCGGAGTTCGCCGAGGCGCGCTTCCTGCGCCCGTTCACCGCGGCCGAGGCCCCGACGCTGACCGACGGCATGCTGAGCAGTGCCGTGGAGTCCTCGGAGTGGCGGGGCCGCCTGGTCGCCGCGCCGTTCCGGGCCAACACCCAACTCCTGTGGTACCGAAAGTCGGTGGCCGCCGAGGCCGGACTGGACCTCACCCGGCCGATCGGCTGGGACGACCTGATCACCGCCGCGGAGAAGACGCACAAGACCGTCGCGGTGCCCGCCAAGCGCTACGAGGGCCTGACCGTATGGGTCAACGGCCTGGTCACCGGCGCCGGCGGGGCGATCGTGCGGGACGTGGAGAAGGGCGTCGACCTGAAGCCCGCACTGCGCGAGGGCGGCGCGGGCAAGCGGGCCGCCGAGGTGATGCGCCGCCTGGGCCGCTCCTCCGCCGCACCGGCCAACCTGGCCACCTCGATCGAGGACGACACCCGGACCGTGTTCCAGTCCGGCTCCGGCGGCTTCATGATCAACTGGACGTACGCCCGCGGCGCCGCGGCCGAGGCGGTCGCCGGCGGCCAACTCTCGCGCGAGGTGCTGGACGACTACGGCTGGGCCCGCTACCCGCAGACCGATCCGGACAAGCCGTCCAAGCCGCCGTTCGGCGGGATCTCACTGGGCGTCAGCCGATACGGCAAGCACGCCGCCGAGGCGGTGAGCGCGGTGCGCTGCGCGGGCACCCTGGAGAACCAGATCACCTACATGCTGGAGTCCAAGGAGACCACGGCCAGGGCCGCCGCCTACGACGATCCGGGCGTACGCGCGGCGTTGCCGATGGCGGGCCTGATCAAGGAGTCCCTCGACCAGGCCGGCCCGCGTCCGCGCACGCCCTACTACAACGACGTCTCCGCGTCGGTGCAGCGCGAGTACCACCCGCCCGCCGACGTCGACCCGAACTCCGCCCCCCGCGCCACCGACGACCTCATCACCGGGGTCCTGCACGACAAGGTGCTGCTGTGA
- a CDS encoding carbohydrate ABC transporter permease: protein MSTASATRTAPRHRKPRKQLDHAQRMRRTGWLLSAPAVLIMLAVAIAPLVDAAWLSLFHKRLTTPDANSFAGLSNYWVVLKDPLWWTDVWTTLALTVLTVSVEFVIGFGLAQLMQRALYLRRTLRTIVLIPYGIVTVVSAYAWRYAFDPSTGFVNDWFGTDVAWFDHRWTALFVIALSEIWKTTPFMSLLLLGGLIQVSPDVHEAARVDGAGPWQRLTRVTLPIMKQAILVALLFRTMDAFRIFDSVFVMTGGANDTETVSFLAYRQLVSRTALGLGSAISVLLFACVLLIAFLFIKLFRTDVSKLGSPT, encoded by the coding sequence GTGAGCACGGCATCCGCGACCCGCACCGCGCCTCGGCACAGGAAGCCCCGGAAGCAGCTCGACCACGCGCAGCGCATGCGCCGCACCGGATGGCTGCTGTCCGCGCCCGCCGTGCTGATCATGCTCGCGGTCGCGATCGCGCCGCTGGTCGACGCCGCGTGGCTCTCGCTCTTCCACAAGCGGCTGACCACCCCGGACGCCAACTCGTTCGCGGGTCTGTCGAACTACTGGGTGGTGCTCAAGGACCCGCTGTGGTGGACCGACGTGTGGACCACCCTCGCGCTGACCGTGCTCACCGTCTCGGTCGAGTTCGTGATCGGCTTCGGGCTCGCCCAACTGATGCAGCGCGCGCTGTACCTGCGCCGCACACTGCGCACCATCGTGCTGATCCCGTACGGCATCGTCACGGTCGTCTCCGCCTACGCCTGGCGCTACGCGTTCGACCCGTCCACCGGGTTCGTCAACGACTGGTTCGGCACCGACGTCGCCTGGTTCGACCACCGCTGGACCGCGCTGTTCGTGATCGCCCTCTCGGAGATCTGGAAGACCACGCCGTTCATGTCGCTGCTGCTGCTCGGCGGCCTGATCCAGGTCTCCCCGGATGTGCACGAGGCCGCGCGGGTGGACGGAGCCGGGCCGTGGCAGCGGCTCACCCGGGTCACCCTGCCGATCATGAAGCAGGCGATCCTGGTCGCGCTGCTGTTCCGGACCATGGACGCGTTCCGCATCTTCGACTCGGTCTTCGTGATGACCGGCGGCGCCAACGACACCGAAACGGTGTCCTTCCTGGCCTACCGCCAACTGGTCAGCCGCACCGCCCTGGGCCTGGGTTCGGCGATCTCGGTCCTGCTGTTCGCCTGTGTGCTGCTGATCGCGTTCCTGTTCATCAAGCTCTTCCGTACCGACGTGAGCAAGCTCGGGAGCCCCACGTGA
- a CDS encoding carbohydrate ABC transporter permease: protein MSQPSPAREGVRTLVSVVVIAITVLPLAWMLSLSFKSGDDINNAQFLPKTWSLDNYRTVFRNDLFTDALRNSIGISLIATAIAVACATGTAYAIVRMEFPGKRLILLGALAIAMFPTIAVVGPLFDMWRTIGLFDTWIGLILPYLSFTMPLSIWTLTSFFKQIPWALEDAARIDGASAWQAFRYVIAPMAVPAVVTTAILVFFFAWNDFVFSVSLTSTNNSRTVPAALAFFTGASQFQQPTAAIAAASVVVSVPVIVLVLVFQKRIVAGITSGAVKE from the coding sequence GTGAGTCAGCCAAGCCCGGCCCGCGAGGGTGTGCGCACCCTGGTCAGCGTCGTGGTGATCGCAATCACCGTGCTCCCCCTGGCCTGGATGCTCTCGCTGTCCTTCAAGAGCGGCGACGACATCAACAACGCGCAGTTCCTGCCCAAGACCTGGAGCCTGGACAACTACCGCACGGTCTTTCGCAACGACCTCTTCACCGACGCGCTGCGCAACTCGATCGGCATCTCGCTGATCGCCACCGCGATCGCGGTCGCCTGCGCCACCGGCACCGCGTACGCGATCGTGCGGATGGAGTTCCCGGGCAAGCGGCTGATCCTGCTCGGCGCGCTGGCGATCGCGATGTTCCCGACCATCGCGGTGGTCGGCCCGCTGTTCGACATGTGGCGCACGATCGGCCTGTTCGACACCTGGATCGGGCTGATCCTGCCCTACCTGTCGTTCACGATGCCGCTGTCGATCTGGACGCTGACCTCGTTCTTCAAGCAGATCCCGTGGGCCCTGGAGGACGCGGCACGGATCGACGGCGCCTCCGCGTGGCAGGCGTTTCGCTACGTGATCGCGCCGATGGCGGTGCCGGCCGTGGTGACCACCGCGATCCTGGTGTTCTTCTTCGCCTGGAACGACTTCGTCTTCTCGGTGTCGCTGACCTCGACCAACAACTCCCGTACCGTGCCCGCCGCGCTGGCCTTCTTCACCGGTGCCTCGCAGTTCCAGCAGCCCACCGCCGCGATCGCGGCGGCCTCCGTCGTGGTGAGCGTTCCGGTGATCGTCCTGGTGCTCGTCTTCCAGAAGCGGATCGTCGCGGGGATCACCTCGGGGGCGGTCAAGGAGTAG
- the nadD gene encoding nicotinate-nucleotide adenylyltransferase, translating into MSERNRRVGVMGGTFDPIHHGHLVAASEVAGQFGLDEVVFVPTGRPWQKSVQDVSSPEDRYLMTVIATASNPTFSVSRVDIDREGETYTLDTLRDLRESSPEGTEIFFITGADALSQIFSWHNAHEMFELAHFVGCTRPGHTLSDPGFPDGGVSLVEVPALAISSTDIRARVAGGDPVWYLVPDGVVQYISKRGLYRGAS; encoded by the coding sequence ATGAGCGAGCGGAACAGACGTGTCGGTGTCATGGGCGGCACCTTCGATCCCATCCACCACGGGCACCTCGTCGCCGCGAGCGAGGTGGCGGGCCAGTTCGGGCTCGACGAGGTCGTGTTCGTGCCGACCGGTCGACCCTGGCAGAAGTCCGTGCAGGACGTGTCCTCGCCCGAGGACCGGTACCTGATGACGGTGATCGCCACCGCGTCCAACCCGACGTTCTCGGTGAGCCGGGTGGACATCGACCGCGAGGGCGAGACGTACACCCTCGACACCCTGCGCGACCTGCGCGAGTCCTCGCCCGAGGGCACCGAAATATTCTTCATCACCGGCGCCGACGCGCTGTCCCAGATCTTCTCCTGGCACAACGCGCACGAGATGTTCGAGCTCGCGCATTTCGTGGGTTGCACCCGTCCGGGGCACACTCTGTCCGACCCGGGTTTCCCGGACGGCGGCGTGAGCCTGGTGGAGGTCCCCGCACTGGCCATCTCGTCGACCGACATCCGTGCAAGGGTGGCCGGGGGCGATCCGGTCTGGTACCTGGTACCGGACGGGGTCGTTCAATACATCAGCAAGCGGGGGCTGTACCGGGGAGCTTCGTGA
- a CDS encoding LCP family protein → MSNDDRRDWEPYGTERGDGGQAREPYAPGPGDGGHPGYPAQPPAGSGPEGLEPVNFAPQQYPYDPNTGYDPNAAYDPNAAYGAGSYDANGYGSGAYPAANPGGDPNGYGQGAGAGTYDRSGGHGTGYDPNAGAYAPGTYDSTSTGHTSGGYDPNAYDPNAYDPSPYDPTPYDPNAYDPNAYSPNSYDTNAYNPNAYDPATPSGEAYPQQGNQGGYPDGQQGRPEPQQPTAYYEQPPAAPAPPVVPASRPGSATSLPAAGTDPTSIGVAAGSTPVRPARSRSTEAKGDAAPPAGSSAGRAEAGSTGDGRVPPPRKRRPGPGRPGRPGYGSDEFAFVDDESEQAEDVIDWLSFAETRSERRDEKRRAIRTRLIALVVVIAVALLGVGGWFAWDTWLRDEKKVAAPGKNGGVLVQLRGKDGRASANALLTVDPAKNTASMVSVSSVTIVNSDNSSFPLGQLMADEGPGASRDALSDLLGVKLDGSWVVSEPVLQGLVDLAGGIQLNADIEIKGQDGKVLVGQGRNPANGVAALAFATYKQPGESPTVSGDRFGRVLQGLLAAFPTQPDAVLTLLANMANLPDPSLPDDKLSTLLANLAKATQAKLLQVRALPVSPEGILDINAAVPIVRELLGGTVRQGRVEAGPARVMVEDASGKNGAQEDAHAKLLNAGVTYVPGGASGKRAQPTSVVQYSNDSRKADAEQAALTLHLPPTSVKKATGEMLADVVVTLGQDYAFEAPKP, encoded by the coding sequence GTGAGCAACGACGACCGGCGCGATTGGGAGCCTTACGGCACCGAGCGAGGGGACGGCGGGCAGGCGCGGGAACCGTACGCCCCGGGGCCGGGCGACGGCGGACACCCGGGATACCCCGCACAACCGCCGGCCGGATCGGGGCCGGAGGGTCTCGAACCGGTGAACTTCGCGCCGCAGCAGTACCCGTACGACCCGAACACCGGTTACGACCCGAACGCGGCCTATGACCCGAATGCCGCTTACGGCGCGGGGAGTTACGACGCGAACGGGTACGGGTCCGGGGCCTACCCGGCGGCGAACCCCGGCGGGGACCCGAACGGGTACGGCCAGGGCGCGGGCGCCGGGACGTACGACCGCAGCGGCGGCCACGGCACGGGCTACGACCCCAACGCCGGCGCCTACGCGCCCGGCACCTACGACTCCACGTCCACCGGCCACACCTCCGGCGGCTACGACCCCAACGCGTACGACCCCAACGCGTACGACCCCAGCCCGTATGACCCCACCCCGTACGACCCCAACGCCTACGACCCGAACGCGTACAGCCCGAACTCGTACGACACGAACGCGTACAACCCCAACGCCTATGACCCGGCGACCCCTTCGGGCGAGGCGTATCCGCAGCAGGGCAACCAGGGCGGATACCCGGACGGGCAGCAGGGCCGCCCCGAACCGCAGCAACCCACCGCGTACTACGAGCAGCCCCCCGCCGCGCCCGCCCCGCCCGTGGTGCCGGCGAGCCGGCCCGGGTCGGCCACGTCGCTGCCGGCGGCCGGTACGGACCCGACCTCGATCGGGGTCGCGGCGGGGTCGACGCCGGTGCGGCCGGCGCGTTCGCGGTCCACCGAGGCGAAGGGCGACGCGGCCCCGCCCGCCGGCTCGTCCGCCGGCAGGGCCGAGGCCGGCTCGACGGGCGACGGTCGGGTGCCGCCGCCGAGGAAGCGTCGCCCGGGTCCGGGGCGGCCGGGACGACCCGGCTACGGCTCGGACGAGTTCGCGTTCGTCGACGACGAGAGCGAGCAGGCCGAGGACGTCATCGACTGGCTCTCCTTCGCCGAGACCCGTTCCGAGCGCCGGGACGAGAAGCGCCGGGCGATCCGGACCCGGCTGATCGCCCTCGTCGTGGTGATCGCGGTGGCGCTGCTCGGTGTCGGCGGCTGGTTCGCCTGGGACACCTGGTTGCGGGACGAGAAGAAGGTCGCCGCGCCGGGCAAGAACGGCGGCGTGCTGGTGCAACTGCGCGGCAAGGACGGCCGCGCCTCGGCCAACGCGCTGCTCACCGTCGACCCGGCGAAGAACACCGCGTCCATGGTCAGCGTGTCCTCGGTCACCATCGTCAACTCCGACAACAGCTCCTTCCCGCTCGGCCAGTTGATGGCCGACGAGGGCCCCGGCGCGTCCCGGGACGCGCTGTCCGACCTGCTCGGGGTCAAGCTGGACGGCTCCTGGGTGGTCTCCGAGCCGGTCCTGCAGGGCCTGGTCGACCTCGCGGGCGGCATCCAGCTCAACGCCGACATCGAGATCAAGGGCCAGGACGGCAAGGTCCTGGTCGGACAGGGTCGCAACCCGGCGAACGGGGTCGCGGCGCTGGCGTTCGCCACGTACAAGCAGCCGGGCGAGTCGCCGACGGTGTCCGGCGACCGGTTCGGCCGAGTCCTCCAGGGCCTGCTGGCCGCGTTCCCGACGCAGCCCGACGCGGTCCTGACGCTGCTCGCCAACATGGCGAACCTGCCCGACCCCTCGCTGCCGGACGACAAGCTCAGCACCCTGCTCGCGAACCTGGCCAAGGCGACCCAGGCGAAGCTGTTGCAGGTCCGGGCGCTGCCGGTCTCGCCGGAGGGCATCCTGGACATCAACGCCGCCGTCCCGATCGTGCGCGAGCTGCTGGGCGGCACCGTACGTCAGGGCCGGGTCGAGGCGGGTCCGGCGCGGGTGATGGTCGAGGACGCGAGCGGCAAGAACGGCGCCCAGGAGGACGCGCACGCCAAGCTGCTGAACGCGGGCGTCACGTACGTCCCCGGCGGCGCGTCGGGCAAGCGCGCACAGCCCACGTCGGTCGTGCAGTACTCCAACGACTCCCGCAAGGCGGACGCGGAGCAGGCCGCGCTGACCCTGCACCTGCCGCCGACCTCGGTGAAGAAGGCGACGGGGGAGATGCTGGCGGACGTGGTGGTCACGCTCGGCCAGGACTACGCGTTCGAAGCGCCCAAGCCGTAG
- the rsfS gene encoding ribosome silencing factor — MTATPHALELATAAAVACAEKLAIDVVAYDVSEVVTITDVFVLASASNDRQVKAIMDEVEEALRGLGAKPVRREGEREGRWILLDYIDIVVHVQHAEERAYYSLEKLWKDCPRIELPEAVLRGNEQARAAEAAGAAEGAL, encoded by the coding sequence GTGACCGCAACCCCCCACGCCCTGGAGCTCGCCACCGCGGCTGCCGTGGCATGTGCAGAGAAGCTCGCCATCGACGTCGTCGCCTACGACGTGAGCGAGGTGGTCACGATCACCGACGTGTTCGTGCTCGCTTCCGCGTCCAACGACCGCCAGGTCAAGGCGATCATGGACGAGGTCGAGGAAGCGTTGCGCGGGCTCGGCGCCAAGCCGGTCCGCCGCGAGGGCGAGCGCGAAGGGCGCTGGATCCTCCTCGACTACATCGACATCGTGGTGCACGTCCAGCACGCCGAGGAGCGGGCCTACTACTCGCTCGAGAAGTTGTGGAAGGACTGCCCGCGGATCGAGCTGCCGGAAGCGGTGCTCCGCGGCAACGAGCAGGCCCGGGCCGCAGAGGCGGCGGGGGCGGCGGAGGGCGCGCTCTGA
- a CDS encoding histidine phosphatase family protein, which yields MSGTGRRVLLWRHGQTTWNVERRFQGQTDIPLTDEGLAQARRSARLLAALRPDAIVSSDLTRTVDTAAELARLVDVPVTLDPALRETYAGEWQGLTNREIEATFPEQFAAWRRGEPVRRGGGELESEVAERMAEAINLAVEKLPDDGTLVVVSHGGAIRCGLGALLGLPRETWGALGALSNCCWSVLGPGARGWRLLEHNAGTLPEPVIGDDV from the coding sequence CTGAGCGGCACCGGCCGCCGGGTCCTGCTGTGGCGGCACGGCCAGACCACGTGGAACGTCGAGCGGCGCTTCCAGGGCCAGACCGACATCCCGCTGACCGACGAGGGCCTGGCCCAGGCCCGGCGCTCGGCCCGACTGCTCGCGGCGCTGCGCCCGGACGCAATCGTGTCCTCCGACCTGACCCGCACCGTGGACACCGCGGCGGAGCTGGCCCGGCTGGTCGACGTCCCGGTCACCCTGGATCCCGCACTGCGTGAGACCTACGCGGGCGAGTGGCAGGGGCTGACGAATCGCGAGATCGAGGCGACCTTCCCCGAGCAGTTCGCCGCCTGGCGACGCGGCGAGCCGGTCCGGCGCGGCGGCGGCGAGCTGGAGAGCGAGGTCGCCGAGCGGATGGCCGAGGCGATCAACCTCGCGGTCGAGAAGCTGCCCGACGACGGCACGCTCGTGGTGGTCTCGCACGGCGGCGCGATCCGCTGCGGACTCGGCGCGCTGCTCGGCCTGCCCCGGGAGACCTGGGGCGCGCTGGGCGCGCTGTCCAACTGCTGCTGGTCGGTGCTCGGCCCGGGGGCCCGGGGATGGCGCCTGCTGGAGCACAACGCGGGGACGCTGCCGGAACCGGTCATCGGGGACGACGTCTGA
- a CDS encoding PadR family transcriptional regulator, whose product MTGDPLPKLPATAWAVLGLLSFPGERSGYDLKKWADASLRFFYWSPALSQIYSELKRLEQLGFAVSRIASQDELRNKRLYRITDSGQEALATWARETPAGPPVLKHGVALRVWLGHLSEPEELRKTLVEHRDYAASTLVEVRASEDSAQDRWPFPALVLKWSERYWQAERDLADGMLADLEDLYRKQGGEAAG is encoded by the coding sequence ATGACGGGGGATCCGCTCCCGAAGCTGCCCGCAACCGCGTGGGCCGTGCTCGGCCTCTTGTCGTTCCCGGGCGAGCGCTCCGGCTACGACCTCAAGAAGTGGGCCGACGCGTCCCTGCGCTTCTTCTACTGGAGTCCGGCGCTCAGCCAGATCTACAGCGAGCTCAAGCGCCTGGAGCAGCTCGGCTTCGCCGTCTCGCGGATCGCCTCGCAGGACGAACTGCGCAACAAGCGGCTGTACCGCATCACCGACTCCGGTCAGGAGGCGCTGGCCACGTGGGCGCGCGAGACCCCGGCGGGGCCGCCCGTGCTCAAGCACGGCGTCGCGCTCCGGGTCTGGCTCGGCCACCTCAGCGAGCCGGAAGAGCTGCGGAAGACCCTGGTCGAGCACCGCGACTACGCGGCGAGCACGCTGGTCGAGGTGCGCGCGAGCGAGGACAGCGCGCAGGACCGCTGGCCGTTCCCGGCCCTGGTGCTCAAGTGGAGCGAGCGCTACTGGCAGGCCGAGCGCGATCTCGCCGACGGCATGCTCGCCGACCTGGAGGACCTGTACCGCAAACAGGGGGGCGAGGCCGCCGGGTGA